A stretch of the Archangium violaceum genome encodes the following:
- a CDS encoding sigma 54-interacting transcriptional regulator, with protein sequence MQKKISDDPATTATHSRGWEKPAQTTVPALTLVSHPQPERIGERLLLEMLAAVGRTASLSRNAPEFSHPGSPLARPLGDPFLSRKPVQFEPGARGRLRLLVPEDGTPVRVAGVPVRGGREFTPAELAAGVPLVFAERVVVLLHLARAPELPPTGDLGMVGQGEGVRRVRENVLRVADLNVPVLIRGETGSGKELVARAIHQHSPRRAGPFISVNLGALPKELVSAELFGAQKGAYTGAAKDREGFFRAAHGGTLFLDEVGEAPPEVQVALLRVLETGEVFPVGSHAPVPVDVRLITATDANLEERIRQGVFKAPLLHRLAGFEIQVPPLRERREDIAPLFLHFARQELEATGEPQRLSDTDPRAEPWLPASLAVRLVRYAWPGNIRQLRNVTRQLIIGSRGLPGLHVDERLAQELDASALPFPGPAPTPRPTPISQDMPLPEETSPSRRKPSEVGEQELLEALRASAWDLKATAERLGISRASIYMLIEKSSLLRTAGDLSPEEISRCFHECQGDLDQMVQRLEVSRRALQRRVRELGLGGA encoded by the coding sequence ATGCAGAAGAAGATTTCCGATGATCCTGCGACGACGGCCACGCACTCGCGTGGCTGGGAGAAGCCCGCCCAGACCACCGTGCCGGCGCTGACACTCGTCTCCCATCCACAACCCGAGCGCATCGGAGAGCGGCTGCTGCTCGAGATGTTGGCCGCCGTGGGCAGGACGGCGTCCCTGTCACGCAATGCCCCCGAGTTCTCCCACCCCGGCAGCCCCCTGGCGCGGCCCCTGGGAGATCCCTTCCTCAGCCGCAAGCCCGTGCAGTTCGAGCCTGGAGCGCGTGGGCGCCTGCGGCTGCTCGTGCCCGAGGACGGCACGCCGGTGCGGGTGGCGGGTGTGCCCGTCCGGGGAGGCCGGGAGTTCACTCCCGCCGAACTGGCCGCGGGCGTGCCGCTCGTGTTCGCCGAACGGGTGGTGGTGCTGCTCCACCTGGCGCGCGCGCCCGAGCTCCCCCCCACGGGGGACCTGGGCATGGTGGGTCAGGGCGAGGGCGTGCGCCGCGTGCGCGAGAATGTCCTCCGCGTGGCGGACCTGAACGTGCCGGTGCTCATCCGGGGCGAGACGGGCTCGGGCAAGGAGCTGGTGGCGCGCGCCATCCACCAGCACAGCCCACGCCGCGCCGGCCCCTTCATCAGCGTCAACCTGGGTGCCCTCCCCAAGGAGCTGGTCTCCGCCGAGCTCTTCGGCGCGCAGAAGGGCGCGTACACGGGCGCCGCCAAGGACCGCGAGGGCTTCTTCCGTGCCGCCCACGGGGGCACGCTCTTCCTGGACGAGGTGGGCGAGGCTCCGCCCGAGGTGCAGGTGGCGCTGCTGCGCGTGCTGGAGACGGGCGAGGTGTTCCCGGTGGGCAGCCATGCTCCGGTGCCCGTGGACGTGCGGCTCATCACCGCCACGGACGCCAACCTGGAGGAGCGCATCCGTCAGGGCGTCTTCAAGGCGCCGCTGCTGCACCGGCTGGCGGGCTTCGAAATCCAGGTGCCGCCGCTGCGCGAGCGCCGCGAGGACATCGCCCCTCTCTTCCTGCACTTCGCCCGCCAGGAGCTGGAGGCCACGGGGGAGCCGCAGCGGCTGTCGGACACGGATCCTCGCGCCGAGCCGTGGCTGCCCGCCTCGCTCGCCGTCCGCCTGGTGCGCTACGCGTGGCCCGGCAACATCCGCCAGCTGCGCAACGTCACCCGCCAGCTCATCATCGGCAGCCGTGGCCTGCCGGGCCTGCACGTCGATGAACGGCTCGCGCAGGAGTTGGACGCCTCCGCCCTCCCCTTCCCCGGCCCCGCCCCGACCCCGCGCCCCACGCCCATCTCCCAGGACATGCCCCTCCCCGAGGAGACGTCCCCCTCCCGGCGCAAGCCCTCGGAGGTCGGGGAGCAGGAGCTGCTGGAGGCCCTGCGCGCCAGCGCCTGGGATCTCAAGGCCACCGCGGAACGACTGGGCATCTCCCGCGCCTCCATCTACATGCTCATCGAGAAGAGCTCCCTGCTGCGCACCGCCGGGGACCTGAGCCCGGAGGAGATCTCCCGCTGCTTCCACGAGTGCCAGGGCGACCTGGACCAGATGGTGCAGCGGCTCGAGGTCTCCCGGCGCGCGCTCCAGCGCCGCGTGCGCGAGCTGGGCCTCGGCGGCGCCTGA
- a CDS encoding PAS domain-containing sensor histidine kinase, giving the protein MAQPVLNRPHAVTPVPSLPEEALHCFGALLQAPGLGLAFLDRELRFRFVNNALITLSGLPGTSYDGRTTGEVWPGLSSVLSPLLTRALAGDVVHGERVSGVLGSSPGNGVRHFRVSVLPASTGGLRSGVSLTLEDETERVSQELALRESEERLRGLVAVSCDGFFLHEAGTILEANRSLASLFGSTPEEMVGQPLTRWVAPESREAVQRATSRQVESPYELTGLRSDGKRLFLEVLGRTVEYAGRNVRMTAVWDISARKATEEATARADAFREQLLGVVGHDLRSPLYAIQLSVGALQRAGGLSETQLRQVMHVDTAARRMERMIRELLDYTRARLAGGLPVRPAPLSLEKLLERVVEEFQVSHPTRLIVSTVEGDVRGSWDESRLGQLLDNLVGNAVQHSPSDTPVEVKLAGVADGITLTVRNEGPPVPLEERATLFEPFKRGKRASGDGLGLGLYIARQIVVAHAGRISVESGVGLGTRFIVWLPRHAPGA; this is encoded by the coding sequence ATGGCGCAGCCAGTCCTCAACCGCCCTCACGCAGTCACTCCGGTCCCCTCTCTACCCGAGGAGGCCCTGCACTGCTTCGGTGCGTTGCTCCAGGCCCCGGGCCTTGGACTGGCCTTCCTGGACAGGGAGCTGCGCTTCCGCTTCGTCAACAACGCGCTCATCACCCTGAGCGGGCTGCCCGGCACCTCGTATGACGGCCGTACGACCGGAGAGGTCTGGCCCGGGCTCTCGTCGGTGCTGTCCCCCCTGCTGACCCGGGCCCTGGCGGGCGACGTGGTGCACGGGGAGCGGGTGTCGGGCGTGCTCGGAAGCTCGCCAGGCAATGGCGTGCGCCACTTCCGGGTGTCGGTGCTCCCGGCGTCCACGGGCGGACTGCGCTCGGGCGTGAGCCTGACGCTGGAGGACGAGACGGAGCGCGTGTCCCAGGAGCTGGCCCTGCGCGAGAGCGAGGAGCGGCTGAGGGGCCTCGTCGCCGTGTCCTGCGACGGCTTCTTCCTCCATGAGGCGGGCACCATCCTCGAGGCCAACCGCTCGCTGGCCAGCCTGTTCGGCAGCACGCCCGAGGAGATGGTGGGTCAACCCCTGACGCGCTGGGTGGCCCCCGAATCCCGCGAGGCGGTGCAGCGCGCGACGTCCCGGCAGGTGGAGTCCCCCTACGAATTGACGGGGCTGCGCTCCGACGGAAAGCGGCTCTTCCTGGAGGTACTGGGGCGGACCGTGGAGTACGCCGGACGCAACGTGCGGATGACGGCCGTCTGGGACATCAGCGCCCGCAAGGCCACCGAGGAGGCCACGGCCCGCGCCGACGCCTTCCGCGAACAGCTCCTGGGGGTGGTGGGGCACGACCTGCGCTCCCCCCTCTACGCCATCCAGCTCAGCGTGGGGGCGCTCCAGCGTGCTGGAGGACTCAGCGAGACGCAGCTGCGCCAGGTGATGCACGTGGACACCGCCGCCCGGCGCATGGAGCGGATGATCCGCGAGCTGCTGGACTACACGCGCGCGCGGCTGGCTGGAGGCCTCCCCGTGCGCCCCGCGCCGCTCTCCCTGGAGAAGCTGCTGGAACGGGTGGTGGAGGAGTTCCAGGTGTCCCACCCCACCCGGCTCATCGTCTCCACGGTGGAGGGCGACGTCCGGGGGAGCTGGGACGAGTCGCGGCTCGGTCAGCTGCTGGACAATCTGGTGGGCAACGCCGTGCAACACAGCCCCTCGGACACTCCGGTGGAGGTGAAGCTGGCCGGGGTCGCCGATGGCATCACCCTCACGGTGCGGAACGAAGGGCCGCCCGTCCCGCTCGAAGAGCGAGCGACCCTGTTCGAGCCCTTCAAGCGCGGCAAGCGCGCCAGTGGCGATGGCCTGGGGCTGGGCCTATATATCGCCCGGCAGATCGTCGTGGCGCATGCGGGCCGCATCTCGGTGGAGTCCGGCGTCGGGTTGGGGACGCGCTTCATCGTGTGGCTGCCCCGGCACGCCCCGGGCGCCTAG
- a CDS encoding TetR/AcrR family transcriptional regulator yields the protein MVTSRKSRARPEPAEAPGLRERNKQEKLERIREAARELFAKKGFAETTTREIAERAGVGTGTLFLYARTKEELLMLVLAERVEAVQEERFRTLPREAPLLEQLLHVIEGFFTFYAKEPKLARMFIRELLFLEPGPAGERLHLERSFAARLAELVAAARERGEVAPDVDLETAGFNLFALYITTLMGWLSGALGPGESWRVTLERALALQLRGLGPGERPPSTNNRRKS from the coding sequence ATGGTCACTTCTCGAAAGAGCCGCGCCCGCCCGGAGCCCGCCGAGGCCCCCGGACTGAGGGAGCGCAACAAGCAGGAGAAGCTGGAGCGCATCCGGGAGGCGGCGCGGGAGCTCTTCGCGAAGAAGGGCTTCGCGGAGACGACGACGCGGGAGATCGCCGAGCGGGCGGGAGTGGGGACGGGGACGCTGTTCCTCTACGCGCGCACCAAGGAGGAGCTGTTGATGCTGGTGCTCGCCGAGCGGGTGGAGGCGGTGCAGGAGGAGCGCTTCCGCACGCTGCCACGCGAGGCCCCGCTGCTGGAGCAGTTGCTGCACGTCATCGAGGGCTTCTTCACCTTCTACGCGAAGGAGCCGAAGCTGGCGCGCATGTTCATCCGGGAGCTGCTCTTCCTGGAGCCGGGTCCGGCGGGCGAGCGGCTCCACCTGGAGCGGAGCTTCGCGGCCCGGCTCGCGGAGCTGGTGGCGGCGGCCCGGGAGCGCGGCGAGGTGGCGCCCGACGTGGACCTGGAGACGGCCGGCTTCAACCTCTTCGCGCTGTACATCACGACGTTGATGGGCTGGCTGTCCGGGGCGCTGGGGCCCGGGGAGAGCTGGCGGGTGACACTCGAACGCGCGCTCGCGCTCCAACTCCGGGGCCTCGGGCCCGGCGAGCGCCCCCCATCCACGAACAACCGGAGGAAGTCATGA
- the atpH gene encoding ATP synthase F1 subunit delta codes for MVNVSIARRYARALLDVATETGRADAVSEQLSTFSGALAQNRELEDVLLNPAYSREQRTRVMEALLKALGPVEPVLGNTLRLLVDRNRLIYLPDIARLYRDMADAQAGRLRGHVTSAVPLASDTLQKLAGTLKELTQRNVVLEARVDPTVLGGVSAQVGSTLYDGTLRTQLEQMRRELKQR; via the coding sequence ATGGTGAACGTGTCCATCGCCCGCCGTTACGCCCGCGCGCTCCTCGACGTCGCCACTGAGACTGGCCGCGCCGACGCCGTGTCCGAGCAGCTCTCGACCTTCTCCGGTGCGCTCGCGCAGAACCGCGAGCTGGAGGACGTGCTGCTCAACCCCGCCTACTCCCGCGAGCAGCGCACCCGCGTGATGGAGGCGCTCCTCAAGGCGCTCGGCCCGGTGGAGCCCGTGCTGGGCAACACCCTGCGCCTGCTGGTGGACCGCAACCGGCTCATCTACCTGCCGGACATCGCCCGCCTCTACCGCGACATGGCCGATGCCCAGGCCGGACGCCTGCGCGGCCACGTCACCAGCGCCGTGCCCCTTGCCTCGGACACCCTCCAGAAGCTCGCCGGCACCCTCAAGGAGCTCACCCAGCGCAATGTCGTGCTGGAGGCGCGCGTGGACCCCACCGTCCTCGGCGGTGTGTCCGCCCAGGTGGGTAGCACCCTGTACGACGGCACCCTGCGCACCCAGCTGGAGCAGATGCGCCGCGAGCTCAAGCAGCGCTGA
- a CDS encoding OmpA family protein, producing the protein MERATSDAEKRRRARLPWLLLAGSLGVSVLGGWAAARSISSLLTRVEQLEREASESEARVAELQVLRDSMTRRMRLLEQQQQGLTTQHAALNKRTGDHNVLLARREAVRVELEQLLKAELGRGEVFLEESEGRLRVELADRVLFEPRKAVLTPGGKELLTRVGAKLAVEGHLVQVAAHTDATPETPEPASASTSWELSAARAVTVVRLLGEKTKLTPEKLVAAGYGPAHPVVRDDGPQSRERNRRLELRLMPAPPPLKPAAPPAPPADQRLAKKRPGNPR; encoded by the coding sequence ATGGAGCGAGCAACGAGCGACGCGGAGAAGCGCCGGCGCGCGCGATTGCCGTGGTTGTTGCTCGCGGGCTCGCTGGGGGTGTCGGTGTTGGGCGGCTGGGCGGCGGCACGCTCCATCTCCTCGCTGCTGACGCGGGTGGAGCAGTTGGAGCGCGAGGCCTCCGAGTCCGAGGCCCGGGTGGCGGAGCTGCAGGTGCTGCGCGACAGCATGACGCGGCGGATGCGCCTGCTGGAACAACAGCAACAGGGACTGACCACCCAGCACGCGGCCCTCAACAAACGGACCGGGGACCACAACGTGCTGCTCGCGCGGCGCGAGGCGGTGCGCGTGGAGCTGGAACAGCTGCTGAAGGCGGAGCTGGGGCGGGGCGAGGTCTTCCTGGAGGAGTCCGAGGGCCGGCTGCGGGTGGAGCTGGCGGACCGGGTGCTGTTCGAGCCGCGCAAGGCGGTGCTGACTCCCGGGGGCAAGGAGCTCCTGACGCGGGTGGGGGCGAAGCTGGCGGTGGAGGGGCACCTGGTGCAGGTGGCGGCGCACACGGACGCGACGCCGGAGACACCGGAGCCCGCCTCCGCGTCGACGAGCTGGGAGCTGTCGGCGGCCCGCGCGGTGACGGTGGTGCGTCTGCTGGGGGAGAAGACGAAGCTGACCCCGGAGAAGCTGGTGGCCGCGGGGTATGGGCCCGCCCACCCGGTGGTGCGGGACGACGGACCGCAGTCCCGGGAGCGCAACCGGAGGCTGGAGCTGCGGCTCATGCCCGCGCCGCCGCCGCTGAAACCCGCGGCTCCCCCGGCCCCGCCCGCGGACCAGCGGCTGGCCAAGAAGCGCCCGGGCAATCCCCGCTGA
- the atpA gene encoding F0F1 ATP synthase subunit alpha, producing MEIRADEISRIIREQIKDYGKKVTVAETGTVLSVGDGIARIYGLESVLAGELVEFTNGVKGLVLNLEEDNVGVAIMGDFKDIREGDLVKRTGTIASVPVGKGLLGRVVNALGEPVDGKGPIQATEVRKLEVKAPGIVKRKSVHEPLQTGIKALDALVPIGRGQRELIIGDRQTGKTAVAVDAIINQKGLNVFCVYVAIGQKQSTVAQVVEKLTRFGAMEYTVVVTANASDPAPMQFFAPYAGVAMGEYFRDNKMHSLIVYDDLSKQAVAYRQLSLLLRRPPGREAYPGDVFFIHSRLLERAAKLSDAEGAGSLTALPIIETQAGDVSAYIPTNVISITDGQIFLETDLFFSGVRPAINVGLSVSRVGSAAQIKAMKQVAGTMKLDLAQYRELAAFAQFGSDLDKATQETLARGARLVEVLKQGQYEPMPVEKQVMQLYAATNRDDANKRGWIRQVPVSDVVRWMREFIEFADGRYPDIAKDIASKRELTNEIKAALNKALTEFNDVFQPTAGAKI from the coding sequence ATGGAAATCCGCGCCGACGAGATCAGCAGAATCATCCGGGAGCAGATCAAGGACTACGGCAAGAAGGTCACCGTCGCCGAGACCGGTACCGTGCTCTCCGTGGGCGACGGTATCGCCCGCATCTACGGGCTCGAGAGCGTGCTGGCCGGCGAGCTGGTGGAGTTCACCAACGGGGTGAAGGGCTTGGTGCTCAACCTCGAGGAGGACAACGTCGGCGTCGCCATCATGGGTGACTTCAAGGACATCCGCGAGGGTGACCTGGTCAAGCGCACCGGCACCATCGCCTCGGTTCCCGTGGGCAAGGGCCTGCTGGGCCGCGTGGTGAACGCGCTGGGCGAGCCGGTGGACGGCAAGGGCCCCATCCAGGCCACCGAGGTGCGCAAGCTGGAGGTGAAGGCCCCCGGCATCGTGAAGCGTAAGAGCGTGCACGAGCCCCTGCAGACGGGCATCAAGGCCCTGGACGCCCTGGTGCCGATCGGCCGCGGCCAGCGCGAGCTCATCATCGGTGACCGTCAGACGGGCAAGACGGCCGTCGCCGTGGACGCCATCATCAACCAGAAGGGCCTGAACGTCTTCTGCGTGTACGTGGCCATCGGCCAGAAGCAGTCCACCGTGGCCCAGGTGGTGGAGAAGCTCACCCGCTTCGGCGCCATGGAGTACACCGTGGTCGTCACGGCCAACGCGTCGGACCCCGCGCCGATGCAGTTCTTCGCGCCGTACGCCGGCGTGGCCATGGGCGAGTACTTCCGCGACAACAAGATGCACTCGCTCATCGTGTACGACGACCTGTCCAAGCAGGCCGTGGCCTACCGCCAGCTGTCGCTGCTGCTGCGCCGGCCGCCGGGACGCGAGGCCTACCCGGGCGACGTGTTCTTCATCCACAGCCGCCTGCTCGAGCGCGCCGCCAAGCTGTCCGACGCCGAGGGCGCCGGCTCCCTCACGGCCCTCCCCATCATCGAGACGCAGGCCGGTGACGTGTCGGCCTACATCCCGACGAACGTCATCTCCATCACCGACGGGCAGATCTTCCTCGAGACGGACCTCTTCTTCTCCGGCGTCCGTCCGGCCATCAACGTCGGTCTCTCCGTGTCTCGCGTGGGCAGCGCCGCGCAGATCAAGGCCATGAAGCAGGTGGCCGGTACCATGAAGCTGGACCTGGCCCAATACCGCGAGCTGGCCGCCTTCGCCCAGTTCGGCTCGGACCTCGACAAGGCCACCCAGGAGACGCTGGCGCGCGGCGCCCGCCTCGTGGAGGTGCTCAAGCAGGGCCAGTACGAGCCCATGCCCGTCGAGAAGCAGGTCATGCAGCTCTACGCCGCCACCAACCGCGACGACGCCAACAAGCGCGGGTGGATCCGCCAGGTGCCCGTGTCCGACGTGGTGCGCTGGATGCGCGAGTTCATCGAGTTCGCCGACGGCCGCTACCCGGACATCGCCAAGGACATCGCGTCCAAGCGCGAGCTGACCAATGAGATCAAGGCCGCGCTGAACAAGGCCCTCACCGAGTTCAACGACGTGTTCCAGCCCACGGCGGGCGCCAAGATCTGA
- a CDS encoding Hsp70 family protein, translated as MRDPVIGIDLGTTNSAVASVEEGRPRIIPSRSGGRLTPSVVGLTPKTAERVVGAKAQALAEEHPECVVWATKRFIGRRFTPELVQAAKAVVPYQLAGGNTGDVRVKMAGRTVPVTQVAAMILGELKLDAEAYFGRAVSKCVITVPANFDDGQRQATREAATIAGLDAIRLINEPTAAALAYGLSRGFQGHALVFDLGGGTFDVTVLEITDGVYEVKATGGDPSLGGEDFDLKIVDWLLAQVDDNHRELVHRDAVSMRKLKVAAEQAKRELTDYEETLISLAGLGDHNQPARKLTGLETALTRDFFEQLCEPLSRRCIAVCESVMKDAGMEPRSVDTVLLVGGMTRVPLIRRLVGDFFGKKPSTEVNPDEAVALGAAIHADELARQSGAALLLDVVGSSLGVGVMGGRVKHLIPRNSAVPVVAKDVFHPSTHGQTEARIPIYQGESELQDENRKLGEVVLRDLEVGSRGDTPLEVTFELSNEGTLSVRATDLKTGLSEAVRLEARPNLPGQEADRLVKEQASYARKQAQADAKKTEETFRKLLERGEKLAKLLQRTAEENPSDQADAAMVNVRSLLASGHAALEARDAEQCAQVARQLTQLLSGR; from the coding sequence ATGCGCGACCCCGTCATCGGCATCGACCTGGGCACCACCAACAGCGCCGTGGCCTCCGTGGAGGAGGGACGGCCCCGCATCATTCCCTCGCGCTCGGGAGGGCGGCTGACGCCCTCCGTGGTGGGACTCACCCCCAAGACGGCCGAGCGCGTGGTGGGCGCCAAGGCCCAGGCGCTCGCGGAGGAGCATCCCGAGTGCGTGGTGTGGGCCACCAAACGTTTCATCGGGCGGCGCTTCACCCCGGAGCTGGTGCAGGCGGCCAAGGCGGTGGTTCCCTATCAGCTGGCGGGCGGCAACACCGGGGACGTGCGGGTGAAGATGGCCGGGCGCACCGTGCCCGTCACCCAGGTGGCGGCCATGATTCTGGGGGAGCTGAAGCTGGACGCCGAGGCGTATTTCGGCCGCGCGGTGAGCAAGTGCGTCATCACCGTCCCGGCCAACTTCGACGACGGCCAGCGCCAGGCCACGCGCGAGGCGGCCACCATCGCCGGGCTGGACGCCATCCGCCTCATCAACGAGCCCACCGCCGCGGCGCTCGCCTACGGGCTGTCGCGCGGCTTCCAGGGCCACGCGCTCGTCTTCGACCTGGGCGGTGGCACCTTCGATGTCACCGTCCTGGAGATAACGGATGGTGTCTACGAGGTGAAGGCCACGGGCGGAGACCCCTCGCTGGGTGGCGAGGACTTCGACCTGAAGATCGTCGACTGGCTGTTGGCGCAGGTGGATGACAACCACCGCGAGCTGGTGCACCGCGACGCGGTGTCCATGCGCAAGCTGAAGGTGGCCGCGGAGCAGGCCAAGCGCGAGCTGACGGACTACGAGGAGACGCTCATTTCCCTGGCGGGCCTGGGGGACCACAACCAGCCGGCGCGCAAGCTGACGGGCCTGGAGACGGCGCTCACGCGCGATTTCTTCGAGCAGCTGTGCGAGCCGTTGTCCAGGCGCTGCATCGCGGTCTGCGAGTCGGTGATGAAGGACGCGGGGATGGAGCCGCGCTCGGTGGACACGGTGCTGCTGGTGGGCGGCATGACGCGCGTGCCCCTCATCCGCCGGCTGGTGGGGGACTTCTTCGGCAAGAAGCCCTCCACGGAGGTGAACCCGGACGAGGCCGTGGCGTTGGGCGCGGCCATCCACGCGGACGAGCTGGCGCGCCAGTCGGGCGCGGCGCTGCTGCTGGACGTGGTGGGCAGCTCGCTGGGCGTGGGGGTGATGGGCGGGCGGGTGAAGCACCTCATCCCCCGCAACAGCGCGGTGCCAGTGGTGGCCAAGGACGTCTTCCACCCGAGCACCCACGGGCAGACGGAGGCGCGCATCCCCATCTACCAGGGCGAGAGCGAGCTGCAGGACGAGAACCGCAAGCTGGGCGAGGTGGTGCTGCGCGATCTCGAGGTGGGCTCGCGCGGGGACACGCCGCTGGAGGTGACGTTCGAGCTGTCCAACGAGGGCACGTTGTCGGTGCGTGCCACGGACCTCAAGACGGGGCTGAGCGAGGCGGTGCGGCTGGAGGCTCGTCCGAACCTTCCGGGACAGGAGGCCGACCGGCTCGTGAAGGAGCAGGCCTCGTACGCGCGGAAGCAGGCGCAGGCGGACGCGAAGAAGACGGAGGAGACGTTCCGCAAGCTGCTGGAGCGCGGGGAGAAGCTGGCGAAGCTGCTGCAGCGCACCGCGGAGGAGAACCCCAGCGATCAGGCGGACGCGGCCATGGTCAACGTGAGATCGCTGCTGGCGTCCGGTCACGCCGCCCTCGAGGCCCGCGATGCCGAGCAGTGCGCCCAGGTGGCGCGCCAGCTCACGCAACTCCTGTCGGGTCGCTGA
- a CDS encoding HAD family hydrolase codes for MAIRCVVLDFDGTFTDVAAEGAPFVQHFRGRLSEELGRDVMEAGWAQVEEQVVTSNEEHGWEVGGRIVAPATADPYLLSNFVARRLCERLGVMRDEAERAALLDRLYREAYAQVGMAFKPEAKEVLEALLDTGLSIHVVTNAHTDTVEAKLTKLAPRGRERLRVSGDARKFLIESPATSDAVFDALPETMRVEGALVRPIFLRRGRYYEALRRIWNETDTSPETTLVAGDIFELDLAMPAALGASVQFVARTNTLEYERRAIASLGARGGMDPSLRAILPRLRG; via the coding sequence ATGGCGATTCGATGCGTGGTGCTGGATTTCGACGGGACCTTCACCGACGTGGCGGCGGAAGGCGCGCCCTTCGTCCAGCACTTCCGCGGGCGCCTGTCCGAGGAGCTCGGCCGTGACGTGATGGAGGCGGGGTGGGCGCAGGTGGAGGAGCAGGTGGTGACCAGCAACGAGGAGCACGGCTGGGAGGTGGGAGGCCGCATCGTGGCGCCGGCCACGGCGGACCCGTACCTGCTGTCCAACTTCGTGGCGCGGCGGCTGTGTGAGCGGCTTGGGGTGATGCGGGACGAGGCGGAGCGGGCGGCGCTGCTGGACAGGCTCTACCGCGAGGCCTACGCGCAGGTGGGCATGGCCTTCAAGCCCGAGGCGAAGGAGGTGCTGGAGGCGCTGCTCGACACGGGGCTGTCCATCCACGTCGTCACCAACGCGCACACGGACACGGTGGAGGCGAAGCTGACGAAGCTGGCGCCGCGAGGCCGTGAGCGCCTGCGGGTGTCCGGCGACGCGCGCAAGTTCCTCATCGAGTCTCCCGCGACGTCCGATGCCGTCTTCGACGCCCTTCCCGAGACGATGCGGGTGGAGGGCGCGCTGGTGCGTCCCATCTTCCTGCGCCGCGGCCGCTACTACGAGGCGCTGCGCCGCATCTGGAACGAGACGGACACCTCGCCGGAGACGACGCTGGTGGCCGGCGACATCTTCGAGCTGGACCTGGCGATGCCCGCGGCGCTCGGGGCCAGTGTGCAGTTCGTGGCCCGCACCAACACGCTCGAGTACGAGCGCCGGGCGATCGCCTCGCTCGGGGCGCGCGGCGGCATGGACCCGAGCCTTCGCGCCATCCTCCCGCGCCTGCGCGGTTGA